In Pseudomonas hamedanensis, a single window of DNA contains:
- the lgt gene encoding prolipoprotein diacylglyceryl transferase, with the protein MLPYPQIDPVALAIGPLKIHWYGLMYLIGIGGAWLLASRRLNRFDPTWTKEKLSDLVFWLSMGVIVGGRLGYVLFYDLSAYLANPTLIFEVWKGGMSFHGGFIGVMLAALWFGKRNGKSFFQLMDFVAPMVPIGLGAGRIGNFINAELWGKATDVPWAMVFPPFSDPAQLPRHPSQLYQFALEGVALFLILWLFSRKPRPTMAVSGMFALFYGIFRFIVEFVRVPDAQLGYLAWNWLTMGQVLCVPMIVGGLFLIWLAYRRAPAAPLAPTA; encoded by the coding sequence ATGCTGCCTTACCCGCAGATCGACCCGGTGGCCCTGGCCATCGGTCCGCTGAAAATCCACTGGTACGGTCTGATGTACCTGATCGGCATTGGCGGCGCGTGGCTGTTGGCGTCGCGTCGGCTCAACCGCTTCGACCCGACATGGACCAAGGAGAAACTCTCCGATCTGGTGTTCTGGTTGTCGATGGGCGTGATTGTCGGCGGCCGTCTGGGTTACGTTCTGTTCTATGACCTGAGCGCGTACCTGGCCAACCCGACGCTGATTTTCGAGGTGTGGAAGGGCGGCATGTCGTTCCATGGCGGTTTCATCGGCGTGATGCTCGCGGCATTGTGGTTCGGCAAGCGCAATGGCAAGTCGTTTTTCCAGCTGATGGACTTCGTTGCGCCGATGGTGCCGATCGGTCTGGGCGCCGGGCGTATCGGCAATTTCATCAACGCCGAGCTGTGGGGCAAGGCCACCGACGTGCCGTGGGCGATGGTGTTCCCGCCGTTCAGCGATCCGGCGCAACTGCCGCGTCACCCGTCGCAGCTGTATCAGTTTGCCCTCGAAGGCGTGGCGCTGTTCCTGATCCTCTGGCTGTTCTCGCGCAAACCGCGCCCGACCATGGCCGTTTCCGGGATGTTCGCGTTGTTCTATGGCATCTTCCGTTTCATCGTCGAGTTCGTTCGCGTGCCGGATGCGCAGTTGGGTTATCTCGCGTGGAACTGGCTGACCATGGGCCAGGTACTGTGTGTGCCGATGATTGTCGGCGGGCTGTTCCTGATCTGGCTGGCCTATCGTCGCGCACCGGCAGCGCCGCTCGCCCCGACGGCTTAA
- a CDS encoding thymidylate synthase, with translation MKQYLELVSHVIQNGTKQANRTGINTISFPGAMLRFDLQEGFPAITTRKMAFKSAIGEMCGFLRGVNNAAQFRALGCKVWDQNANENAQWLANPFRQGDDDLGEIYGVQWRKWPAYKQIPLNNTAAIEQTLSIGYKQIAQGEEDGQAYVVLYKAIDQVRQCVDTIINDPGSRRILFHGWNCAQLDEMALPPCHLLYQFHPNVETKEISLTLYIRSNDLGLGTPFNLTEGAALLSLIGRLTGYTPRWFTYFIGDAHVYENHLDMLNEQLKREPFAMPKLKISDRVPEFAKTGVYQPEWLELVEPSDFSLEGYEHHPPMTAPMAV, from the coding sequence ATGAAGCAATATCTCGAACTGGTCTCGCACGTCATCCAGAACGGCACCAAACAGGCCAACCGCACCGGCATCAACACCATCAGTTTCCCCGGGGCGATGCTGCGTTTCGATCTGCAGGAAGGCTTCCCGGCGATCACCACGCGCAAGATGGCCTTCAAATCGGCCATCGGCGAGATGTGCGGCTTTCTGCGTGGCGTGAACAACGCCGCGCAATTCCGCGCGCTGGGCTGCAAGGTCTGGGACCAGAACGCCAACGAAAACGCGCAATGGCTGGCCAACCCGTTCCGTCAGGGCGACGACGACCTCGGCGAAATCTACGGCGTGCAATGGCGCAAATGGCCGGCGTACAAGCAGATCCCGCTGAACAACACTGCCGCCATCGAACAAACCTTGAGCATCGGCTACAAGCAGATTGCCCAAGGCGAAGAAGACGGTCAGGCCTACGTGGTGCTGTACAAAGCCATCGACCAGGTGCGCCAGTGCGTCGACACGATCATCAACGATCCGGGCAGCCGCCGCATCCTGTTCCACGGCTGGAACTGCGCCCAGCTCGATGAAATGGCCCTGCCGCCGTGCCATCTGCTGTACCAGTTCCACCCGAACGTCGAGACCAAAGAGATCTCGCTGACCCTGTACATCCGCTCCAACGACCTGGGTCTGGGCACGCCGTTCAACCTCACCGAAGGCGCCGCACTGCTGAGCCTGATCGGTCGCCTGACCGGCTATACGCCGCGCTGGTTCACCTATTTCATCGGTGATGCCCATGTCTACGAAAACCACTTGGACATGCTCAACGAACAGCTCAAGCGCGAGCCGTTTGCCATGCCGAAGCTGAAGATCTCTGACCGCGTGCCGGAGTTTGCCAAGACGGGTGTGTATCAGCCGGAGTGGCTGGAGTTGGTCGAGCCGAGCGATTTCTCGCTGGAAGGCTATGAGCACCATCCGCCGATGACCGCGCCGATGGCGGTCTAG
- the cadR gene encoding Cd(II)/Pb(II)-responsive transcriptional regulator, with protein MKIGELARLTDCAVETIRYYERENLLPEPARSDGNYRVYTQAHAERLTFIRNCRTLDMTLEEIRSLLALRDSPQDQCESVNALIDEHIQHVKARIDGLLALQTQLLELRQRCGEGPEADQCGILQRLEVSGGVVATEVEHSHVGRSHGH; from the coding sequence ATGAAGATTGGAGAACTGGCCAGACTCACCGACTGCGCCGTAGAAACCATCCGCTACTACGAGCGCGAAAACCTGCTGCCGGAACCGGCCCGCAGCGACGGCAACTACCGCGTCTACACCCAGGCCCACGCCGAGCGCCTGACCTTCATCCGCAATTGCCGCACCCTCGACATGACCCTCGAAGAAATCCGCAGCCTGCTCGCCCTGCGCGACAGCCCGCAGGATCAGTGCGAGAGCGTCAACGCGTTGATCGACGAGCATATTCAACACGTGAAGGCGCGGATTGACGGGTTACTGGCCTTGCAGACACAACTGCTCGAGCTGCGCCAGCGTTGCGGCGAAGGGCCGGAGGCGGATCAATGCGGGATTTTGCAGCGGCTGGAAGTGAGTGGCGGGGTTGTTGCGACGGAGGTTGAGCATTCCCACGTAGGCCGCAGCCACGGCCACTGA
- a CDS encoding heavy metal translocating P-type ATPase, which produces MSDSLHTHKPGDGHDHSHKAQPVHKHAHGGDSCCGSKAAAPAPVHSHEDACCSSKAAAPALVQLSEKTSADARLSSFRIEAMDCPTEQTLIQNKLGKLAGVQQLEFNLINRVLGVTHNLADTAPITAAIKSLGMHAEPLEAGVDAPAPTPVKKHWWPLALSGVTALAAEVIHFTNAAPDWGVAVVALVSILSGGLGTYKKGWIALKNRNLNINALMSIAVTGAILIGQWPEAAMVMFLFTAAELIEARSLDRARNAISGLMQMTPEQATVLQADGNWLEQEVKSVELGARVRVKPGERIALDGEVASGSSTIDQAPITGESLPVDKTIGDKVFAGTINQAGSLEYTVTAAANNSTLARIIHAVEQAQGARAPTQRFVDQFSKIYTPVVFVFALAVAVIPPLFMGAAWFDWIYRALVLLVVACPCALVISTPVTIVSGLAAAARKGILVKGGVYLEGGFKLDYLALDKTGTITHGKPVQTDYLSLDPTADATAPAIAAALAGRSDHPVSLAIANAAVDKNLEVLTVDNFTALGGRGVKGEINGQTYHLGNHRLVEELGLCSPQLEEKLFALEKQGKSVVLLLDPSGPLALFAVADTVKETSREAIRQLHELGVKTLMLTGDNVHTAQAIAAQVGIDEARGDLLPTDKLQAIENLYKQGHRVGMVGDGINDAPALARAEIGFAMAAAGTDTAIETADVALMDDDMRKIPAFISLSRNTASILKQNIALALVIKAIFLGVTFAGLATMWMAVFADMGVSLLVVFNGLRLLRK; this is translated from the coding sequence ATGAGCGATTCCCTGCACACCCACAAGCCCGGCGACGGGCACGATCACAGTCATAAAGCGCAGCCCGTGCATAAACATGCGCATGGCGGCGACTCTTGCTGTGGTTCGAAAGCCGCTGCGCCGGCCCCGGTTCATTCGCACGAAGACGCCTGCTGCTCGTCGAAAGCCGCAGCGCCCGCGCTGGTGCAACTGAGTGAAAAGACCAGCGCCGATGCACGGCTGAGCAGTTTCCGCATCGAAGCCATGGATTGTCCGACCGAGCAAACGCTAATCCAGAACAAACTGGGCAAATTGGCCGGCGTTCAGCAGCTGGAATTCAACCTGATCAACCGTGTACTCGGCGTGACCCATAACCTGGCGGACACCGCACCGATCACGGCGGCGATCAAATCCCTCGGCATGCACGCCGAACCCTTGGAGGCGGGCGTCGACGCGCCGGCCCCGACGCCAGTGAAAAAGCACTGGTGGCCACTGGCGCTGTCTGGCGTGACCGCGCTGGCAGCCGAAGTTATCCATTTTACCAACGCCGCGCCGGACTGGGGGGTGGCGGTCGTTGCACTGGTGTCGATCCTCAGCGGTGGCCTCGGCACTTACAAAAAGGGCTGGATCGCCCTGAAGAACCGCAATCTCAACATCAATGCACTGATGAGTATCGCCGTGACCGGTGCAATTCTCATCGGCCAGTGGCCGGAAGCGGCGATGGTGATGTTTCTCTTTACCGCCGCCGAGTTGATCGAAGCGCGCTCGCTGGACCGCGCGCGCAATGCGATCAGCGGTCTTATGCAGATGACCCCAGAGCAGGCGACGGTGTTGCAGGCCGATGGCAACTGGCTCGAACAGGAGGTGAAAAGCGTCGAACTTGGCGCCCGTGTGCGGGTGAAACCCGGCGAGCGCATTGCCCTGGACGGCGAAGTAGCCAGTGGCAGTTCGACCATCGACCAGGCGCCGATCACCGGTGAAAGCCTGCCGGTAGACAAGACCATCGGCGACAAAGTCTTCGCCGGTACCATCAACCAGGCCGGTTCGCTGGAGTACACAGTTACCGCTGCGGCCAACAACTCGACCCTGGCGCGGATCATTCACGCGGTCGAACAGGCCCAGGGCGCGCGGGCACCGACCCAGCGCTTCGTCGATCAATTCTCGAAAATCTACACGCCGGTGGTGTTCGTCTTTGCCTTGGCCGTGGCGGTGATACCGCCGCTGTTCATGGGCGCGGCATGGTTTGACTGGATCTACCGGGCGCTGGTGCTGCTGGTGGTTGCCTGCCCGTGCGCACTGGTGATTTCCACGCCGGTGACCATCGTCAGTGGCCTTGCGGCGGCGGCGCGCAAAGGCATTCTGGTCAAGGGCGGCGTGTACCTGGAAGGCGGTTTCAAACTCGATTACCTGGCGCTGGATAAAACCGGGACGATCACCCACGGCAAACCGGTGCAGACCGACTACCTGTCGCTCGACCCGACCGCCGATGCCACAGCGCCGGCAATTGCCGCTGCCTTGGCCGGGCGCTCCGATCACCCGGTTTCGCTGGCCATTGCCAACGCCGCTGTGGATAAAAATCTTGAAGTGCTCACTGTGGATAACTTCACAGCGCTTGGCGGTCGCGGCGTCAAAGGTGAGATCAACGGTCAGACCTATCACTTGGGCAACCATCGTCTGGTCGAAGAACTGGGGCTGTGTTCGCCGCAGCTGGAAGAAAAGCTGTTTGCGCTGGAGAAACAGGGCAAATCAGTGGTGTTGCTGTTGGACCCGTCCGGCCCGTTGGCGTTGTTTGCAGTGGCCGACACCGTCAAGGAAACCAGTCGTGAGGCGATTCGCCAATTGCATGAACTTGGGGTGAAAACCCTGATGCTTACCGGCGACAACGTCCACACTGCCCAAGCGATTGCCGCGCAAGTCGGTATCGACGAGGCGCGTGGCGATTTGTTGCCGACCGACAAACTGCAAGCCATCGAAAATCTGTACAAGCAGGGCCACCGGGTCGGCATGGTCGGTGACGGCATCAACGACGCTCCGGCACTGGCCCGCGCCGAGATTGGTTTCGCCATGGCTGCGGCCGGTACCGATACGGCGATTGAAACCGCGGATGTCGCCCTGATGGATGATGATATGCGCAAGATCCCGGCATTCATCAGCCTGTCGCGCAACACGGCCAGCATCTTGAAACAGAACATCGCCCTGGCTTTGGTGATCAAGGCGATCTTTCTTGGGGTAACCTTCGCCGGACTCGCCACCATGTGGATGGCGGTGTTCGCCGACATGGGCGTGAGCCTGTTGGTGGTGTTCAACGGTTTGCGTTTGCTGCGCAAATAA
- a CDS encoding LysR family transcriptional regulator, which produces MLSAELKAFYRVARLGSITLAAKKLGLSQPTVTTQIRNLESQYSVELFYRGGRRLSVSDEGARLLPMVKALLQQEADIEFFLRNSGQVQGTLRIAATAPYYILDLVKTFRERLPQVEVSVEIGNSQQVLEALEDYRVDVAASSQLLDDARLIRRVLGTDPLVLAVHRNHPLAAHEHVALSALAGHTLLMRESGSTTRRLTEELLASAGVSFGPLLEIGSRESIREAVLRNIGISIIARQEVPHDPQLRVLTIENAPQIPEYLYCLKERKGARLPAAFLGLAQEMSPA; this is translated from the coding sequence GTGCTGAGTGCCGAGCTGAAAGCGTTTTACAGGGTCGCCCGCCTGGGCAGCATCACGCTGGCGGCAAAGAAACTCGGCCTCAGCCAACCGACCGTGACCACGCAGATCCGTAACCTGGAGAGCCAGTACTCGGTAGAACTGTTCTATCGCGGTGGGCGGCGCCTGAGTGTCAGCGATGAAGGTGCGCGCTTGCTGCCGATGGTCAAAGCGCTGTTGCAGCAAGAAGCGGACATCGAGTTCTTTCTGCGCAACAGCGGCCAGGTGCAGGGCACGTTGCGCATTGCCGCCACCGCGCCATATTACATCCTTGATCTGGTAAAAACCTTTCGCGAGCGTTTGCCGCAGGTGGAAGTGTCGGTGGAAATCGGCAACTCGCAGCAGGTACTCGAGGCGCTGGAGGATTATCGCGTTGACGTCGCCGCTTCGTCGCAATTGCTCGACGATGCACGGTTGATTCGTCGGGTGCTGGGCACTGATCCGCTGGTGCTGGCGGTGCACCGTAATCATCCGCTGGCAGCGCACGAACATGTGGCGTTGAGTGCTCTGGCCGGGCATACGCTGTTGATGCGCGAATCGGGTTCGACCACGCGGCGGCTGACCGAAGAGTTGCTGGCCAGTGCCGGGGTGAGCTTCGGGCCGCTACTGGAGATCGGCAGCCGCGAGTCGATCCGCGAGGCGGTGCTGCGCAATATCGGCATCAGCATTATTGCCCGCCAGGAAGTGCCGCACGATCCGCAACTGCGCGTGCTGACCATCGAGAATGCGCCGCAGATTCCGGAGTATCTGTATTGCCTCAAGGAGCGCAAAGGGGCGCGGTTGCCGGCGGCATTCCTCGGCTTGGCCCAAGAGATGTCCCCGGCCTGA
- a CDS encoding putative 2-aminoethylphosphonate ABC transporter ATP-binding protein, producing MNPAIATALTHPGAPMKVRGVQKRFGAFTALDNVSLDVAAGELVCLLGPSGCGKTTLLRCIAGLEKQDSGELYLGERDVSHLAPQARDYGILFQSYALFPNLTVEANIAYGLAGSGRDEVRRRVGQMLELVGLSGSEKKYPGQLSGGQQQRVALARALAPAPSLLLLDEPMSALDARVREHLCTELRQLQRNLGITTLMVTHNQDEAMLMADRIAVMNNGRVEQYATPQEIYNRPATPFVAEFVGQGNWLPFQRSSDSHAQVGGMNLRLADGSVQSASGRLFCRPEAINVNPLVHEENLFPAKVREITFLGNRCRMSFELDQLPGHALLAELAPEAMPRLGAQQIMVALPPRSLQVFA from the coding sequence ATGAATCCTGCCATCGCCACTGCCCTGACCCATCCCGGCGCGCCGATGAAAGTGCGCGGCGTGCAAAAGCGCTTCGGCGCCTTCACCGCGCTGGATAATGTCTCCCTTGATGTCGCCGCCGGTGAACTGGTGTGTCTGCTCGGCCCGTCGGGCTGTGGCAAGACCACGCTGCTGCGTTGCATCGCCGGGCTGGAGAAGCAGGACAGCGGCGAGTTGTACCTGGGCGAGCGCGACGTTTCGCACCTCGCACCGCAGGCGCGGGATTACGGCATTCTGTTCCAGTCCTACGCGCTGTTCCCCAATCTGACCGTCGAAGCGAACATTGCCTACGGCCTCGCTGGCAGCGGTCGCGACGAAGTGCGCCGTCGCGTCGGTCAGATGCTGGAACTGGTCGGCCTCAGCGGCAGCGAGAAAAAGTATCCCGGGCAATTGTCCGGCGGCCAGCAACAGCGCGTTGCCCTGGCCCGAGCGTTGGCGCCGGCCCCGTCGCTGTTGTTGCTCGACGAGCCGATGTCGGCCCTCGATGCCCGTGTGCGCGAACATCTTTGCACCGAGCTGCGCCAGTTGCAGCGCAATCTGGGCATCACCACCCTGATGGTCACGCACAATCAGGACGAAGCGATGCTGATGGCCGACCGCATTGCGGTGATGAACAACGGCCGCGTCGAGCAATACGCCACCCCGCAGGAAATTTACAACCGTCCGGCCACGCCGTTTGTTGCCGAGTTCGTCGGGCAGGGCAACTGGCTGCCGTTCCAGCGCAGCAGTGACAGCCACGCCCAGGTCGGCGGCATGAATCTGCGCCTGGCCGATGGCAGCGTGCAGAGCGCGTCGGGCCGACTGTTTTGCCGCCCGGAAGCGATCAACGTCAATCCGCTGGTGCATGAAGAAAACCTGTTCCCGGCCAAGGTTCGCGAGATCACCTTCCTCGGCAACCGCTGCCGCATGAGCTTCGAACTTGATCAGTTGCCGGGCCATGCGCTGCTCGCCGAATTGGCGCCCGAAGCCATGCCACGCCTCGGCGCCCAGCAGATCATGGTCGCCTTGCCGCCGCGCAGCTTGCAGGTGTTCGCCTGA